Proteins encoded together in one Undibacterium sp. CCC3.4 window:
- a CDS encoding ATP-binding protein codes for MVFRKLSLRQISILGVASGILLPALVFGYFVLVARYERELQIRVHAPMAQNADMLSKAMEIPIWNVDKEVGKQFVAAVMRNREVVSVVITDEAANVFVRADKVYGKGARVLSDHRPIIFNHKLIGNVTIELTTEFVDRDLLDDFFKLVAGLVGQVIFSFALIWFLFDRRIVRPIQQLQRVTERLASGKLNEPLEWQRHDEIGNLAAGLNKMRLNLGELIAQREQQNIALQRELQERLRVEQILRETEEKFMAIFQASPVAMTVLRKEQRYRMVAVNDAWVRQFAWPAAVILNELSIQDSLWRNPEDFQNMLRLLERDGEMPSSEAWFRCGRHEQLLLCQVSGRMIRIAGEPLLILVLEDITEKRQHEQDIRNMNLNLELRVSERTHELEESNSELTVVLENLRRAQKELLRTEKMAALGSLVAGVAHELNTPIGTSVTVASTLQQQTQEVLQQLNQGLRRSTLETYLQNAGLGTDLLLRNLSKASELVTSFKQVAVDRTSANRRVFALNEMVDELIMTLGPMIRKTKHAVKAEIPARIMIDSYPGALGQVLTNLINNAFIHAFDADLRGMVRISGRVLDRENIEIIVSDDGKGIPEAHLGRIFDPFFTTRLGQGGSGLGLHIVYNLVTEVLGGEISVDSSVGKGTRFTMLIPRIAKQAQTH; via the coding sequence TTGGTTTTCCGTAAACTTTCCCTCCGACAAATATCGATCTTAGGCGTCGCTTCCGGCATTTTGTTGCCAGCGCTGGTATTTGGTTATTTTGTGCTGGTAGCACGCTATGAGCGTGAATTACAGATACGCGTGCATGCGCCGATGGCGCAAAATGCTGACATGTTGTCGAAAGCGATGGAAATTCCCATCTGGAATGTCGACAAAGAAGTTGGCAAGCAATTCGTCGCGGCAGTCATGCGCAATCGCGAAGTCGTCAGCGTGGTCATCACAGATGAGGCTGCCAATGTCTTTGTACGCGCTGATAAAGTGTATGGCAAAGGTGCGCGGGTACTCAGCGATCACCGGCCCATCATCTTCAATCATAAATTGATTGGCAATGTAACCATCGAATTGACCACAGAGTTTGTTGATCGCGACTTACTCGATGATTTTTTTAAACTGGTCGCCGGCTTGGTGGGGCAAGTGATTTTTTCCTTTGCGCTGATCTGGTTCTTGTTCGATCGCCGTATTGTTCGGCCGATACAGCAATTGCAGCGCGTCACGGAGCGCTTGGCCAGCGGCAAACTTAATGAACCGCTGGAATGGCAACGCCATGATGAAATCGGCAATCTTGCTGCCGGTTTGAACAAGATGCGCTTGAACCTCGGGGAACTGATTGCCCAGCGTGAGCAGCAAAATATAGCCTTGCAGCGAGAGTTGCAGGAACGTTTGCGCGTGGAGCAAATTTTGCGCGAAACAGAAGAAAAATTCATGGCAATTTTCCAAGCCTCACCGGTGGCCATGACCGTGCTGCGCAAGGAGCAGCGCTATCGCATGGTTGCGGTCAATGATGCTTGGGTGCGCCAGTTTGCTTGGCCGGCTGCCGTCATTCTCAATGAACTTAGTATCCAAGACAGTCTGTGGCGCAATCCGGAAGATTTTCAGAATATGCTGCGCTTGCTTGAGCGGGACGGTGAAATGCCAAGCAGTGAAGCGTGGTTCCGCTGTGGCCGTCACGAACAACTGCTGCTGTGTCAGGTGTCGGGCCGCATGATACGCATTGCCGGTGAACCCTTGTTGATTCTGGTCCTCGAAGATATCACTGAAAAACGTCAACATGAGCAAGACATTCGCAATATGAATCTCAATCTGGAATTGCGGGTTTCTGAACGTACCCATGAACTGGAAGAGTCGAACAGCGAATTGACGGTGGTATTGGAAAATTTACGGCGTGCGCAAAAAGAATTGTTGCGCACAGAAAAAATGGCAGCCTTAGGCTCACTGGTCGCCGGCGTCGCGCATGAGCTCAATACTCCGATCGGTACCAGCGTGACGGTAGCGAGTACCTTACAACAGCAAACCCAAGAAGTATTGCAACAGCTGAATCAAGGGCTGCGTCGTTCCACACTCGAAACGTATTTGCAGAATGCCGGTCTTGGCACCGATTTACTGTTGCGTAACCTCAGCAAGGCCTCAGAGTTGGTGACCAGTTTCAAGCAAGTTGCAGTCGATCGTACCAGTGCCAATCGGCGCGTGTTCGCACTCAACGAAATGGTCGATGAACTGATCATGACGCTTGGACCGATGATACGTAAGACCAAGCATGCGGTGAAGGCAGAAATTCCGGCGCGCATCATGATCGACAGTTATCCTGGCGCGCTCGGACAAGTGCTGACCAATTTGATCAACAACGCCTTCATTCACGCCTTCGATGCCGATCTCCGTGGGATGGTTCGCATCAGCGGACGCGTGCTGGACCGAGAAAATATCGAAATCATTGTCAGTGACGATGGCAAGGGTATTCCCGAGGCACATCTAGGACGCATTTTTGATCCCTTTTTTACGACCCGCTTGGGCCAAGGTGGCAGCGGCTTGGGCTTGCATATTGTTTATAATCTTGTCACCGAGGTATTGGGCGGCGAGATCAGTGTCGACAGCAGTGTGGGCAAAGGTACGCGATTCACGATGCTGATTCCACGCATAGCCAAACAAGCTCAAACGCACTGA
- a CDS encoding 16S rRNA pseudouridine(516) synthase, with the protein MSKLSLDRILQSQGFGTRKYCRELVADGEVSIAGEIIERYQTTVETEGLVYRIFDEDWQYREHVYIALNKPANFECSRKPSHHPGVLSLLPEQFSWRDVQPVGRLDHDTTGMLLMSDDGPFIHAQSSPKRHIPKIYQATTATEVTPELLATLLAGVQLHDEPAPLAAQSCRQLDTHKIEIILEQGKYHQVKRMLAAAGNHCAALQRNAIGQLTLSSLNLAEGQWCYLSAEQMALLVPSV; encoded by the coding sequence ATGAGTAAATTATCTTTAGATCGTATCCTGCAGTCGCAGGGATTCGGAACACGCAAATATTGTCGTGAATTAGTCGCCGACGGCGAAGTCAGCATTGCCGGTGAAATTATTGAGCGCTATCAAACAACGGTGGAAACCGAGGGTTTGGTATATCGTATTTTTGATGAAGACTGGCAATACCGCGAGCATGTGTATATCGCGCTCAATAAACCGGCGAATTTTGAGTGTTCGCGCAAGCCCAGTCATCACCCTGGGGTCTTGAGTTTGTTGCCGGAACAATTCAGCTGGCGTGATGTACAACCGGTTGGGCGACTCGACCATGATACTACCGGCATGCTGTTGATGTCTGACGATGGCCCTTTTATACACGCGCAATCTTCGCCAAAGCGCCACATTCCCAAAATTTATCAAGCGACCACGGCAACCGAAGTGACGCCGGAATTGCTTGCGACCTTGCTCGCGGGTGTACAACTGCACGATGAGCCGGCACCGCTTGCCGCGCAATCATGCCGTCAGCTTGATACGCATAAAATTGAAATTATTCTTGAGCAGGGAAAATATCACCAGGTTAAGCGCATGCTGGCCGCTGCCGGTAATCATTGTGCAGCCTTGCAACGTAATGCAATTGGGCAGTTGACATTGAGTTCACTCAATCTCGCTGAGGGACAGTGGTGCTATCTGAGTGCAGAGCAAATGGCTTTGTTGGTACCCTCAGTGTGA
- a CDS encoding type II toxin-antitoxin system VapB family antitoxin — protein MRTTVTIDDELYRQALEIADPSMDKADLFREAIKTFVRVRAAKRLAALGAAMPEIAEVARRRPEPA, from the coding sequence ATGAGAACTACCGTCACCATTGACGACGAACTGTATCGTCAAGCTCTTGAGATTGCCGACCCGTCCATGGATAAGGCCGATCTGTTTCGAGAAGCCATTAAAACCTTTGTACGCGTGCGTGCGGCCAAGCGTTTGGCGGCCTTGGGTGCAGCCATGCCCGAGATCGCTGAGGTCGCGCGCCGTCGCCCCGAGCCAGCCTGA
- a CDS encoding PIN domain-containing protein — MSGVLVDTSVWIDHFRNGNEVLESLLRRDLALTHPMVIGEIACGTPPGPRARTLADLALLPMVQHASLHETMAFIESESIYGMGCGLVDMVLLSSTLLTPGAKLWTLDQRLAELAERFGVLHRVAVH, encoded by the coding sequence ATGAGTGGTGTACTGGTCGATACTTCGGTGTGGATTGACCATTTTCGGAATGGCAATGAGGTGCTGGAGAGTTTACTAAGACGCGACTTGGCACTCACGCACCCCATGGTGATCGGCGAGATTGCTTGCGGCACACCGCCCGGCCCAAGGGCGCGAACCTTAGCCGACTTAGCTCTGCTTCCTATGGTTCAGCATGCCAGCCTGCACGAAACCATGGCGTTCATTGAGTCAGAGTCAATTTACGGGATGGGATGTGGGCTCGTTGACATGGTCTTGTTGAGCTCGACCTTACTGACCCCCGGCGCCAAGCTGTGGACGCTCGATCAGCGCTTGGCCGAATTGGCTGAGCGTTTCGGTGTGCTACATCGGGTCGCTGTGCACTGA
- a CDS encoding lysophospholipid acyltransferase family protein, with product MRWISVRLLRWSGWRVETDAPDAQKYVLIAAPHTSNWDFPITLMVCFALQLRVYWMGKASLFPPLFGHIMHWLGGIAVDRSRSGNLVQHTVDAFHANARLTVIVPPEGTRGKVTHWKTGFYYIAHGAGVPIALGYLDFGRKAAGIGPLFMPTGDIVRDMEEIKQFYSGIQGKNPQQFDTGVAGEVQLACRIEEESARTISAAPSLLPDQADRPGSR from the coding sequence ATGCGCTGGATTTCTGTCCGTCTGTTACGTTGGTCTGGTTGGAGGGTGGAAACCGATGCCCCGGATGCGCAAAAATATGTACTGATTGCCGCTCCCCATACCAGCAACTGGGATTTTCCGATCACACTCATGGTGTGCTTCGCGCTGCAACTGCGGGTTTACTGGATGGGTAAGGCGAGTTTGTTTCCGCCGCTGTTCGGTCATATCATGCACTGGCTCGGTGGTATTGCGGTCGACCGTAGTCGTTCCGGTAATTTGGTTCAGCATACGGTCGATGCCTTTCACGCCAATGCGCGCCTGACTGTGATCGTGCCACCGGAAGGCACACGCGGCAAAGTCACACACTGGAAAACCGGATTTTATTATATTGCACACGGTGCCGGCGTACCGATAGCGCTCGGCTATCTCGATTTTGGACGCAAAGCGGCTGGTATCGGGCCCTTATTTATGCCTACCGGCGATATTGTGCGTGATATGGAAGAAATCAAACAATTTTACAGCGGCATACAGGGAAAAAATCCCCAGCAATTTGATACCGGTGTTGCTGGGGAAGTGCAGTTAGCCTGTCGGATAGAAGAGGAATCTGCTCGGACTATTTCGGCTGCACCGTCTCTTTTGCCAGACCAAGCGGATCGGCCCGGTTCGCGCTAG
- a CDS encoding acyltransferase family protein produces the protein MSLSSPPSFPTLSRNTTLDNIKGVLIFLVVFGHFIEVHISNDAFLRPIWVFVYAFHMPMFALVSGIFSKAYLDETQSLQLIKNIVAPLLGMECIYELTEYALQGSMSVYAGLVAPYWMLWYLLSLLCWRLLLPLFARLQFPVLLAVVLALLGSYSAQAGYFLSGARTLMFFPYFLLGYSLGTNWLRNYKQVYLIAALAIAALAALAVTLLPDNFDYRWLYGSFSLQRLGMANVHGTLYQLLQFAVSTTLGLAMLYLLARRDLGLARIGRQSMYVFLWHGMALIILQHYGILSQILHMEAATRLCLSLAASAAIVWLTAHPYCERITQIVILRPLSWLLLRASANRADPLGLAKETVQPK, from the coding sequence ATGTCTCTCTCTTCTCCCCCCTCTTTCCCTACACTAAGCAGAAATACCACGCTCGACAATATCAAAGGCGTCTTGATTTTTTTAGTGGTATTCGGCCACTTCATTGAAGTGCATATCTCCAATGATGCGTTTTTACGACCCATTTGGGTGTTTGTGTATGCCTTCCACATGCCCATGTTTGCATTGGTATCCGGCATCTTTTCCAAAGCGTATTTGGATGAAACCCAATCGCTGCAATTGATCAAAAACATCGTCGCGCCCTTGCTAGGCATGGAGTGCATTTACGAATTGACGGAATATGCACTGCAAGGCAGTATGAGCGTGTATGCCGGCTTGGTCGCGCCCTACTGGATGCTCTGGTATCTGCTGAGCTTGTTGTGCTGGCGTTTGCTGCTACCCTTGTTTGCACGCTTGCAATTTCCGGTATTACTGGCCGTGGTACTGGCCTTACTGGGCAGTTATTCTGCACAGGCCGGCTACTTTCTGAGCGGCGCGCGCACACTGATGTTTTTCCCGTATTTCTTGCTCGGTTATAGTTTGGGCACGAACTGGCTGCGGAACTATAAACAGGTTTACCTGATCGCTGCACTGGCGATTGCCGCGCTGGCCGCGCTGGCGGTGACGCTGTTACCCGATAATTTTGATTATCGCTGGCTGTACGGCAGCTTCTCGCTGCAGCGCTTGGGCATGGCAAATGTTCATGGAACACTGTACCAATTGTTGCAGTTTGCCGTTTCCACCACGCTCGGACTGGCCATGTTGTATCTGTTGGCACGTAGAGATCTGGGGCTGGCGCGCATAGGCAGGCAATCTATGTATGTGTTTTTATGGCACGGCATGGCTTTAATCATCCTGCAACACTACGGCATACTGAGCCAAATTTTGCACATGGAAGCTGCCACCCGCCTTTGCTTGTCGCTGGCCGCAAGTGCCGCCATCGTCTGGCTGACTGCCCATCCCTACTGCGAACGCATAACGCAAATAGTGATTCTGCGGCCGCTGAGCTGGCTACTGCTGCGTGCTAGCGCGAACCGGGCCGATCCGCTTGGTCTGGCAAAAGAGACGGTGCAGCCGAAATAG
- a CDS encoding flagellar basal body-associated FliL family protein: MAIEKSKASLLSEKLDFEQVGELPQPAASQELDFFDMDLSKPAMLEAYLPSPPLAPVPEPVPLPAALLNPPPAPIKLLEPAVASKKNTPKPKKTAANDNFARYAAILTLCGLLLIFGSISYIRLTDGHETALAYLPMPQTVVTVDGQVIRMQLTLQVSNENKEWLFQNKAAFSQMTPVIMSKIDPDNLHTTEGFEIVREQLRTEFNLALHTDKIQSVLLDELLMQSN, from the coding sequence ATGGCGATAGAAAAGTCAAAAGCGAGTCTGCTATCCGAGAAACTCGATTTTGAGCAAGTCGGGGAGCTTCCTCAGCCGGCTGCGAGCCAAGAACTCGATTTTTTTGACATGGACCTGAGCAAGCCGGCCATGCTGGAAGCATATTTGCCTTCCCCACCATTGGCACCGGTGCCAGAGCCCGTGCCTCTGCCGGCTGCGCTACTGAACCCGCCCCCCGCGCCAATCAAGCTGCTTGAGCCGGCCGTTGCGAGCAAAAAAAATACTCCGAAACCGAAAAAGACTGCCGCAAACGATAACTTTGCCCGCTATGCAGCAATCCTGACTCTATGCGGCCTGTTGCTTATTTTTGGCAGTATTTCGTATATTCGTCTTACCGATGGGCATGAAACCGCGCTTGCTTACCTACCTATGCCGCAAACCGTTGTCACTGTGGATGGCCAAGTGATCCGTATGCAATTGACTTTACAAGTCAGTAACGAGAATAAAGAGTGGTTGTTTCAGAATAAAGCCGCGTTCTCACAAATGACTCCCGTCATTATGTCGAAAATCGATCCTGACAACTTGCATACGACTGAAGGCTTTGAGATTGTTCGCGAGCAACTTCGAACAGAATTCAATCTTGCTTTGCATACCGATAAAATTCAGTCGGTCTTACTTGATGAATTATTAATGCAAAGCAATTAA
- a CDS encoding EF-hand domain-containing protein yields MSSINIGSSTTALSTALRNLSTQSSAASAKQALAAIDSKGQGFIDPAELASSFTQIATDSAAAGTTTGSSTSSATAAADKLFKQLDSDSNGQVSQSELSNGLQSLSDALTAQFNQSRTTGLSSSSSEASTAAVSASSSSSASSSSSAPSSAAGAGSAGGSAVSSTSSSKTYEAADTNEDGTVTQTEEQAYLQKLATARAEKQHASTPSESSTGTSDKSQQVQQAYLGSLAASTGTLSASA; encoded by the coding sequence ATGAGCAGCATCAACATTGGCAGCAGCACTACTGCCCTGTCTACCGCACTGCGTAATCTCTCGACGCAAAGCTCGGCGGCGAGCGCAAAACAGGCTTTAGCCGCGATCGACAGCAAGGGTCAGGGGTTTATTGATCCGGCTGAACTGGCATCAAGCTTCACGCAGATTGCCACTGACAGTGCCGCTGCTGGCACCACTACCGGCAGCAGCACAAGCAGTGCCACGGCAGCGGCTGATAAATTATTCAAGCAACTCGACAGCGATAGCAATGGTCAGGTGAGCCAGAGCGAATTGAGCAATGGCTTGCAAAGTCTCAGTGATGCCTTGACCGCTCAATTCAATCAAAGTCGCACGACGGGTTTGAGCAGCAGTAGCTCGGAGGCGAGTACGGCAGCGGTTTCGGCGTCAAGTTCCAGCTCCGCATCGAGTAGCAGTTCCGCGCCAAGTTCAGCAGCTGGGGCTGGCTCAGCGGGTGGTTCGGCGGTCAGTTCTACCAGCAGCAGCAAAACCTATGAAGCGGCCGACACCAACGAAGATGGCACGGTGACGCAAACCGAAGAACAAGCTTATCTTCAAAAACTCGCCACTGCGCGTGCGGAAAAACAGCACGCCAGCACGCCTTCAGAGAGCTCGACTGGCACCAGCGACAAATCACAGCAAGTACAGCAAGCTTACCTCGGCAGCCTTGCTGCCAGCACGGGCACACTTTCTGCCAGCGCTTGA
- a CDS encoding CinA family protein gives MSNAIDLAAAVGVELKAKKLLLSVAESCTGGGVAHAITDIAGSSEWFDCGFITYSNSSKTELLNISEALIAQHGAVSEEIAAAMAAGAIANSQAHVALSTTGIAGPSGAVPGKPVGTVCFGWQIGSVTHTERLVFSGERSAVRAQAVQHALEKLLQFLRQE, from the coding sequence ATGAGCAATGCCATAGACCTTGCCGCCGCCGTCGGCGTCGAATTAAAAGCGAAAAAACTCTTGTTGAGCGTAGCAGAATCTTGTACCGGCGGTGGCGTTGCCCATGCCATTACCGACATCGCTGGTTCCTCAGAATGGTTCGACTGCGGATTTATCACCTACTCCAATTCGTCCAAAACCGAATTACTGAATATTTCGGAAGCACTGATCGCCCAACACGGTGCCGTCAGTGAAGAAATTGCCGCCGCCATGGCGGCCGGTGCTATCGCCAATTCGCAAGCGCATGTCGCCTTATCGACCACCGGTATTGCCGGCCCCAGCGGTGCAGTACCGGGCAAGCCAGTCGGCACAGTCTGTTTCGGCTGGCAAATTGGCAGCGTGACACACACCGAGCGGCTGGTTTTCAGCGGCGAGCGCAGTGCTGTACGCGCACAAGCGGTGCAGCATGCGCTGGAAAAACTGCTGCAGTTTCTGCGACAGGAATAA
- a CDS encoding phosphatidylglycerophosphatase A, protein MSNHPDPTHAPGRRPSARFMLGHPAHLLAQGFGSGLSPVMPGTSGTLFAWLSFVLLSRAWPDLFSTTTWGILIGVGFLIGVWACHVTGKNLGAPDHGSMVWDEIIAFWLVLLFIMPADFASQTWAFVIFRFFDMVKPQPIRYFDQRFKGGFGVMWDDIVAAFFTLLSLALWRIS, encoded by the coding sequence ATGAGTAATCATCCTGACCCGACGCATGCGCCTGGCCGCCGGCCCAGCGCGCGCTTCATGCTGGGCCATCCGGCCCATTTGCTGGCACAGGGTTTTGGTAGCGGCCTCTCGCCTGTCATGCCCGGCACCAGTGGCACACTGTTCGCTTGGCTTAGCTTTGTCTTGCTCAGCCGAGCTTGGCCGGACCTGTTTTCGACGACCACCTGGGGCATCCTGATTGGCGTCGGTTTTTTGATTGGCGTCTGGGCTTGTCATGTGACCGGAAAAAATCTCGGTGCGCCCGACCATGGCAGTATGGTGTGGGATGAAATCATCGCCTTCTGGTTGGTACTGCTGTTCATTATGCCAGCTGATTTCGCCAGTCAAACTTGGGCGTTTGTGATATTTCGCTTTTTTGATATGGTGAAACCACAACCGATTCGCTATTTCGACCAGCGTTTCAAAGGTGGTTTCGGTGTCATGTGGGACGATATCGTGGCAGCTTTTTTCACCTTGCTGAGCTTGGCACTGTGGCGCATCAGCTGA
- the thiL gene encoding thiamine-phosphate kinase codes for MLSEFDLIKRYFAHHSAPDEQLALGVGDDCALLNLTPGMQLAVSSDMLVSGRHFFADADPTLLGHKCLAVNLSDLAAMGARPVGFTLAFSLPSAEPDWLAAFAQGLLSLADQHRCRLIGGDTTKGPLNICLTVFGELPPGSALRRDAARDDDDIWVSGTLGDARLALAGYLHELALSPADLHLAAPRMHAPTPRVALGLALRGIAHAAVDISDGLAGDLGHILERSHCGATLFIDALPAGPALQQQDRAIRRRFTLSGGDDYELCFTAPSSQRAAVLAAGLHSATAVTRIGRIEAQPGLRLLDTNMKTVSLRLESFDHFNSP; via the coding sequence ATGCTTTCAGAATTCGATTTAATCAAGCGCTACTTCGCGCACCACTCTGCGCCCGACGAGCAACTGGCACTTGGCGTCGGCGATGACTGTGCCCTGCTCAATCTGACGCCGGGCATGCAATTGGCCGTGTCCAGCGATATGTTGGTGTCGGGTCGACATTTTTTTGCCGATGCCGATCCTACCCTGCTAGGGCATAAATGTCTGGCCGTGAATTTATCGGATCTGGCAGCGATGGGCGCGCGCCCGGTCGGTTTCACGCTGGCATTCTCACTGCCGAGCGCCGAGCCGGACTGGCTGGCGGCATTCGCACAAGGTTTGCTGAGCTTGGCGGACCAACACCGCTGCCGTCTCATCGGTGGAGATACCACCAAGGGGCCGCTCAATATCTGCCTGACTGTATTCGGCGAACTGCCGCCAGGCTCGGCATTACGCCGCGATGCTGCACGCGACGATGATGACATCTGGGTTTCCGGCACACTCGGCGACGCCCGTCTGGCGCTGGCTGGGTATTTACACGAATTAGCACTCAGTCCAGCCGATTTACACTTGGCCGCACCGCGCATGCATGCGCCCACCCCACGCGTCGCGCTTGGCTTGGCCTTGCGCGGCATCGCCCATGCCGCAGTGGATATTTCCGATGGCCTCGCCGGAGATCTCGGTCACATATTAGAACGCTCGCACTGTGGTGCGACCTTATTCATCGATGCGCTGCCAGCCGGACCCGCCTTGCAACAGCAAGATCGAGCCATCCGACGCCGTTTCACGCTCAGCGGCGGCGACGATTATGAATTATGTTTCACCGCCCCGTCCAGCCAGCGTGCCGCCGTGCTCGCGGCCGGACTGCACAGCGCCACGGCCGTCACACGTATCGGCCGCATTGAGGCGCAGCCTGGCTTGCGTCTGCTTGATACGAACATGAAAACTGTCAGCCTGAGACTGGAATCCTTTGACCACTTTAATAGCCCATGA
- a CDS encoding FAD-dependent oxidoreductase has translation MKPIALIGSGLAAYTVAREFRKLDKTTPLLIITADAGDFYSKPMLSNAFAQAKTAAMLRNQSALQMAEQLNATILTGTEVLRIDETSNSLVTAAGAFEFSQLVLAVGAQAIRLPIAGTAAAEVLSVNTLADYARLREQVEAVGPAARIAILGAGLIGCEFADDLSGAGYRITLIDPNARPLAALASEPVSLALRVALEARGVTLQMGTSATAVDRDGHGLCVTLANGDVIDADLVLSAVGLRADLRLAATSQLACDRGILVDAFGRTSNAQIFALGDCAQYTLPDGSRSTLPYVAPLMAAARAIAASLGGSLTPIEFKAAPVLVKTPSFPLALLPPGIGSKGSWQTEVVNMATVSRYFDEAGSLRGFAVGPQDAKWRQSLLAEVAMAAAS, from the coding sequence ATGAAGCCGATCGCCCTCATCGGTTCCGGTCTCGCGGCATATACCGTGGCACGCGAGTTCCGCAAACTCGACAAAACGACGCCGCTGCTGATCATCACCGCCGATGCCGGTGATTTTTACTCCAAGCCTATGCTCTCGAACGCTTTTGCTCAGGCCAAGACCGCAGCGATGCTGCGTAATCAAAGTGCGCTGCAAATGGCGGAACAGCTCAACGCCACTATCCTGACCGGTACGGAAGTGCTGCGGATTGATGAGACCAGCAACAGTCTGGTCACCGCAGCAGGTGCTTTCGAGTTTTCACAGTTGGTGTTGGCAGTCGGTGCTCAAGCGATTCGCCTGCCGATCGCTGGCACCGCCGCCGCCGAGGTGTTATCCGTCAATACCCTGGCCGACTATGCCCGCTTACGTGAGCAAGTCGAGGCAGTCGGTCCGGCAGCGCGTATCGCAATTCTCGGCGCCGGTCTGATCGGCTGTGAGTTTGCCGACGACCTCAGTGGTGCCGGCTACCGCATCACGCTGATCGATCCGAATGCACGACCACTGGCAGCACTGGCTTCGGAACCGGTTTCGCTGGCATTGCGCGTGGCGCTTGAAGCGCGCGGAGTCACGCTGCAAATGGGGACTTCGGCTACTGCAGTCGATCGCGATGGCCACGGTTTATGCGTCACGCTGGCAAACGGCGACGTCATCGATGCCGATCTGGTGTTGTCTGCCGTTGGCTTGCGTGCCGATCTGCGTCTGGCCGCTACATCGCAGTTGGCTTGCGATCGCGGCATTCTGGTCGATGCCTTTGGCCGCACCAGCAACGCGCAGATTTTTGCTTTGGGCGATTGCGCGCAATACACACTGCCGGACGGCAGTCGCAGCACTTTGCCATATGTGGCACCACTGATGGCAGCCGCACGCGCGATTGCCGCCAGCCTGGGTGGCAGCTTGACGCCGATCGAATTCAAGGCCGCCCCAGTGTTGGTCAAAACACCGAGTTTTCCACTCGCTTTACTGCCGCCTGGTATAGGTAGTAAAGGTAGCTGGCAAACAGAGGTCGTCAATATGGCAACGGTGAGTCGTTATTTTGATGAGGCAGGCAGTTTGCGTGGTTTCGCAGTGGGGCCGCAAGATGCCAAATGGCGTCAAAGTTTGCTGGCCGAGGTGGCGATGGCAGCAGCAAGCTAA
- a CDS encoding rubredoxin has product MKTYQCIVCGFIYDESLGMPAEGIAAGTRWDDIPEDWECPDCGVAKADFDMVEL; this is encoded by the coding sequence ATGAAAACTTATCAATGTATCGTTTGCGGTTTTATCTATGATGAATCACTTGGCATGCCGGCAGAAGGCATTGCCGCTGGCACGCGCTGGGATGACATTCCTGAAGACTGGGAATGCCCGGACTGCGGCGTCGCCAAAGCCGACTTCGACATGGTGGAACTGTAA
- a CDS encoding rubrerythrin family protein gives MSTVTTPSVTIQNLEAAFAGESMAHIKYRYFAKLARAAGAIEIAEAFEATADQEVMHAFGHLDLLYPKTEMTPQRALEIAIEGETYEYTEMYPKFRHLAIEEGNHAAVAEYDEQIAESKVHAENFKRTLEVAAKRFAALAKVEERHANHYRAVLAKNS, from the coding sequence ATGAGCACAGTTACTACACCATCCGTCACGATACAAAATCTTGAAGCGGCTTTTGCCGGCGAATCGATGGCGCACATCAAATACCGTTATTTCGCCAAACTGGCACGTGCGGCCGGCGCGATCGAGATCGCCGAGGCATTTGAAGCGACAGCGGATCAAGAAGTCATGCATGCATTCGGCCATCTCGATTTGTTGTACCCAAAAACAGAAATGACACCACAGCGCGCGCTCGAAATCGCGATTGAAGGTGAAACTTATGAATACACTGAAATGTATCCGAAGTTCCGCCACCTCGCCATCGAAGAAGGGAATCATGCTGCGGTCGCTGAGTATGACGAGCAGATCGCCGAATCGAAAGTCCATGCGGAAAATTTCAAACGTACCCTCGAAGTCGCCGCCAAGCGTTTTGCCGCCTTGGCCAAGGTAGAAGAACGTCATGCCAATCATTACCGCGCCGTATTGGCCAAGAACTCCTGA